From a region of the Citricoccus muralis genome:
- a CDS encoding phage holin family protein — protein sequence MANQSSPRVTDQTRSSSLPDLVTTAGRLLPLQLKDELAMVKSQMGKKAITAGIGVGLAVVGLVFLFIMVVALIVAMIGGFAQDRPIWFSALMVAAGALLVALIFLLIGVFRVKAAMPLVPAETIQGVKYDVGYLKEGNAFDPAEFDRLEAQKAEEKKVAAARDAERRKAADAEDKAARKRGEAPQHATVQSPSYAELRRRTQLRRQHLGDIRSGLEEKTDLKSQFSAFTSQFKGDSSGAGSTEPDPTSPTAPHHTGARAGQKANDAGEFVKDRWQPLAMLGAATTAVAVFARQLKK from the coding sequence ATGGCCAACCAGAGTTCTCCCCGCGTGACGGACCAGACCCGCTCGAGCTCATTGCCAGACCTGGTGACCACGGCGGGCCGCCTACTTCCCCTGCAGCTCAAGGACGAGCTGGCCATGGTCAAGAGCCAGATGGGCAAGAAGGCGATCACCGCCGGGATCGGGGTCGGCCTCGCCGTCGTCGGCCTGGTCTTCCTGTTCATCATGGTGGTGGCACTGATCGTCGCGATGATCGGCGGATTCGCCCAGGACCGGCCCATCTGGTTCTCCGCCCTCATGGTGGCGGCCGGCGCCCTGCTGGTCGCCCTGATCTTCCTCCTCATCGGGGTGTTCCGCGTGAAGGCGGCCATGCCGCTGGTCCCGGCGGAGACCATCCAGGGCGTGAAGTACGACGTGGGGTACCTCAAGGAGGGCAACGCCTTCGATCCGGCGGAGTTCGACCGCCTCGAGGCCCAGAAGGCCGAGGAGAAGAAGGTCGCCGCCGCCCGCGATGCCGAACGCCGCAAGGCCGCGGATGCAGAGGACAAGGCAGCCCGAAAGCGTGGCGAGGCCCCGCAGCATGCCACGGTCCAGAGCCCGTCCTACGCCGAGTTGCGCCGCCGCACCCAGTTGCGGCGTCAGCACCTGGGTGACATCCGCTCGGGCCTGGAGGAGAAGACGGACCTCAAGTCCCAGTTCTCCGCCTTCACCTCCCAGTTCAAGGGCGATTCGTCCGGCGCCGGTTCCACCGAGCCGGATCCGACCTCGCCGACCGCTCCGCACCACACCGGCGCCCGCGCTGGCCAGAAGGCCAACGACGCCGGCGAGTTCGTGAAGGACCGGTGGCAGCCGCTGGCGATGCTCGGTGCCGCGACCACGGCCGTCGCCGTGTTCGCCCGCCAGCTCAAGAAGTAG
- a CDS encoding glycosyltransferase — MDARYTRIGFHDGISRYGASLIAAAARLAPAVEVTMIISDEAQLGMLPAGLPWVKVTDPTSPLEPFLARQLNPHRPDIVFSPMQTMGSAGRDYGLILTLHDLIYYQHRTPPADMPGPVKLLWRAFHLAYWPQRLVLDRADAVATVSETTRTLMRRHRLTRREIRIIGNAPQPVDRPRDPERAPELSLVYMGSFMDYKNVQTLIRAMAHLPGYRLHLLSRISADRECELVEVARASGAEEEAVVFHHGTTDEDYVELLRSATALVTLSRAEGYGLPLAEALAQGTPVVVSDAEIFREIGGPDGGAARFVPLGPSALGDGAAAHPADTSPVELAARVRELEDPEVFAAASRAAVERAGLFSWDASARALVDLARDIADRRSRSA; from the coding sequence ATGGACGCCCGCTACACGCGGATCGGATTCCATGACGGCATCTCGCGCTACGGTGCCAGCCTCATCGCCGCGGCCGCACGCCTCGCCCCGGCGGTGGAGGTCACCATGATCATCTCGGACGAGGCCCAGCTGGGCATGTTGCCGGCAGGCTTGCCGTGGGTGAAGGTCACGGACCCGACCTCCCCGCTCGAACCGTTTCTGGCCCGGCAGCTCAATCCGCACCGGCCGGACATCGTCTTCTCGCCCATGCAGACCATGGGTTCCGCGGGCCGGGACTACGGCCTGATCCTGACCCTGCATGACTTGATCTACTACCAGCACCGCACCCCGCCGGCGGATATGCCGGGGCCGGTCAAGCTGCTCTGGAGGGCCTTCCACCTGGCGTACTGGCCCCAACGGCTGGTCCTGGACCGGGCCGACGCCGTGGCCACCGTCTCAGAGACCACCCGCACGCTGATGCGGCGTCACCGGCTCACCCGGCGTGAGATCCGCATCATCGGCAATGCGCCGCAGCCGGTGGACCGGCCCCGTGACCCCGAGCGGGCCCCGGAGCTGTCGCTGGTCTACATGGGCTCGTTCATGGACTACAAGAACGTCCAGACCCTCATCCGGGCCATGGCCCACTTGCCCGGCTATCGACTGCACCTGCTCTCCAGGATCTCCGCTGACCGGGAATGCGAGCTCGTGGAGGTGGCCCGCGCGTCAGGTGCCGAGGAGGAGGCGGTGGTCTTCCACCACGGCACCACGGATGAGGACTACGTTGAGCTGTTGCGCTCAGCCACGGCGCTCGTGACCCTCTCCCGGGCGGAGGGTTATGGCCTGCCCCTCGCCGAGGCCCTGGCGCAGGGAACCCCGGTGGTGGTCTCGGATGCGGAGATCTTCCGGGAGATCGGCGGGCCCGACGGCGGCGCCGCACGGTTCGTGCCCCTCGGGCCTTCCGCCCTCGGTGACGGAGCGGCCGCTCATCCGGCGGACACCTCGCCGGTCGAGCTGGCGGCCCGGGTCCGTGAGCTGGAGGATCCTGAGGTCTTCGCCGCAGCCTCCCGGGCGGCGGTTGAGCGTGCCGGCCTGTTCAGCTGGGATGCCTCCGCACGGGCGCTCGTGGACCTGGCCCGGGACATCGCCGATCGGCGGTCCCGTTCCGCATAG
- a CDS encoding glycosyltransferase: MTAATDRKLKVLIAADTYPPDVNGASVFCYRLARALHARGHEVHVVAARNESGPDSIQYNDEATVHRLQSVAAPTHESYRLVSRRHASQSIGALLEEIRPDVVHVQCHYMIGEAAIKEAEKRRIRTISTNHFMPENLEPFLPFPQWFLNIVSKNSWRDMGRLMRKTAAVTTPTALAAKTMAENANLDYVLPISNGIDSSAYELAPGETVERRDHPTVLFVGRLAVEKNVDVLIRAIGELAATVGAHLEIVGDGEQGTGLRALVDELGLADRVHFLGHVSDAELHRVYLRADVFCQPGTAELQSLVSLEAMSASRPVVLADALALPHLVSDGDNGYLFTPGDPQDLANKLAAVLTATEQERARMGAASHDRAVQHSQEKTIDLFEMLYRGATAEEVRALL, from the coding sequence GTGACGGCAGCAACCGACCGCAAACTGAAGGTCCTCATCGCGGCGGACACCTACCCGCCGGACGTCAACGGGGCCTCTGTCTTCTGCTACCGGCTGGCCCGGGCCCTGCATGCGCGCGGCCACGAGGTCCACGTGGTCGCCGCCCGCAACGAGTCCGGACCCGACTCCATCCAGTACAACGACGAGGCAACCGTCCACCGGCTGCAGTCCGTGGCCGCGCCCACCCACGAGTCCTACCGGCTCGTGTCCCGGCGGCACGCCAGTCAGTCCATCGGGGCCCTGCTCGAGGAGATCCGCCCGGACGTGGTGCACGTGCAGTGCCACTACATGATCGGCGAGGCCGCCATCAAGGAGGCGGAGAAGCGGCGCATCCGCACCATCTCCACCAACCACTTCATGCCGGAGAACCTGGAGCCCTTCCTGCCGTTCCCGCAGTGGTTCCTGAACATCGTGTCCAAGAACTCCTGGCGGGACATGGGCCGCCTGATGCGCAAGACCGCCGCCGTCACCACGCCCACGGCGCTGGCGGCGAAGACCATGGCCGAGAATGCCAACCTGGACTATGTGCTGCCCATTTCCAACGGCATCGACTCCTCCGCGTACGAGTTGGCCCCGGGGGAGACCGTCGAGCGCCGGGACCACCCGACGGTCCTGTTCGTGGGCCGCCTCGCGGTGGAGAAGAACGTGGACGTGCTCATCCGGGCCATCGGCGAGCTGGCCGCCACGGTGGGGGCACACCTGGAGATCGTGGGCGACGGTGAACAGGGCACCGGCCTGCGCGCCCTCGTGGACGAGCTGGGGCTGGCGGATCGGGTGCATTTCCTCGGTCACGTCAGTGACGCCGAATTGCACCGGGTCTACCTGCGCGCCGACGTCTTCTGCCAGCCCGGCACGGCCGAACTGCAGTCGCTGGTCTCCCTCGAGGCCATGAGCGCATCCCGCCCCGTCGTCTTGGCCGATGCCCTGGCGCTGCCGCACCTGGTCTCGGATGGTGACAACGGCTACCTGTTCACGCCGGGTGACCCGCAAGACCTGGCGAACAAACTGGCGGCCGTGCTGACGGCCACCGAGCAGGAACGGGCTCGGATGGGAGCCGCCTCCCACGACCGCGCGGTCCAGCACTCCCAAGAGAAGACGATCGACCTGTTCGAGATGCTCTACCGCGGAGCAACCGCTGAAGAGGTCCGCGCACTGCTCTAG
- a CDS encoding CDP-alcohol phosphatidyltransferase family protein, translating to MRLIGAGTRDDIDYVITDRFWTVPNVITVARFCLVPFFVWLVFSQQYLAAFIVLAVLSCTDWVDGYIARRFNQISTVGQWLDPMADRVSLMVIVVTMVLAGIAPLWLVVSVLAPDLVLGITALILFRGSPELEVTVLGKIRTALLLVGTPMLLLGQVPGLAEDALTVAATVLLALGCAGHIWAAGDYLAGCVRKHRELRKRGIDPRDRASWSLA from the coding sequence ATGCGATTGATCGGTGCGGGTACCCGGGACGATATCGACTACGTGATCACGGACCGGTTCTGGACCGTCCCGAATGTCATCACGGTCGCGCGGTTCTGCCTGGTCCCGTTCTTCGTCTGGCTCGTCTTCTCGCAGCAGTACCTGGCCGCCTTCATCGTGCTCGCGGTGCTCTCCTGCACTGACTGGGTGGACGGCTACATCGCCCGCCGCTTCAATCAGATCTCCACGGTGGGCCAGTGGCTCGACCCGATGGCGGACCGGGTGTCCCTCATGGTCATCGTGGTGACCATGGTGCTCGCCGGGATTGCCCCGCTGTGGCTGGTGGTCAGCGTCCTGGCCCCGGACTTGGTCCTGGGGATCACCGCCCTCATCCTGTTCCGGGGCAGCCCTGAACTCGAGGTGACCGTCCTCGGCAAGATCCGCACGGCACTGTTGCTCGTGGGCACGCCGATGCTGCTCCTGGGACAGGTGCCCGGGCTGGCCGAGGACGCCCTCACGGTGGCCGCCACCGTCCTGCTGGCGCTCGGCTGCGCCGGCCACATCTGGGCTGCAGGGGACTACCTGGCTGGCTGCGTGCGCAAGCACCGCGAACTCCGGAAACGGGGCATCGACCCCCGAGACCGGGCCAGCTGGTCCCTCGCATGA
- a CDS encoding DMT family transporter, which yields MKWLSILAALVAACCLALGSERQSVGVRRHEAYLRIHPRSGFLTLFGSPVWLAGGALMVLGIILNVYALATAPLTVVQPIGAIAVVITTLLNARIQRLKLNRVTIWAIAACVAGSAGFVLIAILATEENPAPTLRQEHLTAIVALTATAVLALVAVMSRRRPSAFLFILGAGVLFGFVAVFVRLASIHLLRGDAGGLLGIPWYQLSIMAMAGLLGVYFVQMAHRHGPPDLVVAGLTVVDPMVGVLTGIIVLGELQPNLPWWVGLCMVVAAAIATLGVVALSRHHPDVLKRREQRRRAASAPAED from the coding sequence ATGAAGTGGCTCTCCATCCTGGCGGCGCTGGTGGCCGCCTGCTGCCTGGCCCTGGGCAGTGAACGCCAGTCCGTCGGCGTCCGCCGCCACGAGGCCTACCTCCGCATCCATCCCCGGTCCGGGTTCCTGACCCTCTTCGGTTCCCCTGTGTGGCTGGCCGGCGGTGCCCTGATGGTCCTGGGGATCATCCTCAACGTCTACGCCCTGGCCACCGCCCCGCTGACGGTGGTGCAGCCGATCGGTGCCATCGCCGTGGTCATCACTACGTTGCTCAACGCCCGGATCCAGCGCCTGAAGCTCAACCGCGTCACGATCTGGGCCATTGCCGCGTGCGTGGCGGGCTCAGCGGGATTCGTGCTCATCGCCATCCTCGCCACGGAGGAGAATCCGGCGCCCACGCTGAGGCAGGAGCACCTCACGGCGATCGTCGCTCTCACCGCCACGGCCGTCTTGGCCCTCGTGGCGGTGATGTCCCGACGCCGGCCCAGCGCCTTCCTGTTCATTCTCGGCGCCGGCGTGCTGTTCGGCTTCGTGGCGGTCTTCGTGCGACTGGCCTCGATCCATCTGCTCCGCGGTGATGCCGGCGGACTGCTTGGCATTCCCTGGTATCAGCTGAGCATCATGGCGATGGCCGGGCTCCTGGGCGTCTATTTCGTCCAGATGGCGCATCGGCACGGCCCGCCGGACCTCGTGGTCGCCGGCCTGACGGTGGTCGACCCGATGGTCGGTGTCCTCACCGGCATCATCGTGTTGGGCGAGCTACAACCGAATCTGCCCTGGTGGGTGGGTTTATGCATGGTCGTGGCGGCCGCCATTGCTACGCTCGGAGTCGTTGCCTTGTCACGTCATCACCCGGACGTGCTCAAGCGCCGCGAACAACGTCGCCGAGCGGCCAGTGCGCCGGCCGAGGACTAG
- a CDS encoding CynX/NimT family MFS transporter yields MTSTPGGPPESSGPAGRRTRSAMVSVLAVVLIGLNLRAGIASAGPLFEDLQNLLGYGPLTASLLPTIPVLCFAVAGAGTAWLVRRCGLEPAIALALALLTGGLALRVYESTALLLVGTVIGMCGLAVCNVAMPTYIRQHHGARAATMTGMYTVSMTIGATSAAALAVPVARGLDSPTAGLAAWAVPAAVALAVFVPLAVRSRLSGDWAGRRDVPYVSPWALLRTRKGQLFTALFAAQAFLAYGVLGWYPHILISRGLDATTAGLMLGLMQLVGIPTMMVLLTLAGRPWLLRTAFMITCGASLAGYVVLLLAPVDWVIGTSILMGLGFCVFPLLMLLISRSGDTSAETTALSTLAQSLGYLGAALGPFGLGLMNGLLGDWTAAIVVVMAVSALQLVLSHRVSSPAARF; encoded by the coding sequence ATGACGAGCACGCCCGGAGGGCCACCCGAATCCTCCGGACCGGCCGGCCGGCGGACCCGCTCCGCGATGGTGTCCGTTCTCGCCGTCGTGCTGATCGGCCTGAACCTGCGGGCCGGGATCGCCTCGGCCGGGCCGTTGTTCGAGGACCTGCAGAACCTGCTCGGTTATGGGCCGCTCACCGCCTCCCTGCTGCCGACCATCCCCGTGCTGTGCTTCGCGGTGGCCGGCGCGGGCACCGCCTGGCTGGTGCGTCGGTGCGGGCTGGAACCGGCCATCGCGCTGGCCCTGGCGCTGCTCACCGGGGGACTGGCCCTGCGTGTCTACGAGTCCACCGCCCTGCTGCTGGTCGGCACCGTGATCGGCATGTGCGGCCTGGCCGTCTGCAATGTGGCGATGCCGACGTACATCCGCCAGCACCACGGAGCCAGGGCCGCCACGATGACGGGGATGTACACGGTCTCCATGACGATCGGCGCCACCTCGGCGGCAGCGCTCGCCGTCCCCGTGGCCCGCGGACTGGATTCACCCACCGCAGGTCTGGCCGCCTGGGCGGTCCCGGCCGCCGTAGCGCTCGCGGTGTTCGTCCCACTGGCGGTGCGCAGCCGGCTGTCCGGGGACTGGGCCGGGCGCCGGGACGTGCCCTACGTCTCGCCGTGGGCCCTGTTGAGGACACGCAAGGGCCAGCTGTTCACGGCACTGTTCGCCGCTCAGGCATTCCTGGCGTACGGAGTCCTCGGTTGGTACCCGCACATCCTCATCTCCCGGGGGCTGGACGCCACCACGGCCGGGCTGATGCTGGGCCTGATGCAGCTCGTCGGCATCCCCACGATGATGGTGCTGCTGACGCTCGCCGGCCGTCCCTGGCTGCTGCGCACGGCCTTCATGATCACCTGCGGCGCCTCCCTGGCCGGTTACGTGGTCCTGCTGCTGGCCCCGGTGGACTGGGTCATCGGCACCTCCATCCTCATGGGGCTCGGATTCTGCGTGTTCCCACTGCTGATGCTCCTGATCAGCCGCAGCGGGGACACTTCGGCCGAGACCACGGCGCTGTCCACGCTGGCCCAGTCACTGGGCTACCTGGGAGCTGCTCTCGGTCCCTTCGGCCTGGGTCTGATGAACGGCCTGCTGGGGGACTGGACTGCCGCCATCGTGGTGGTGATGGCCGTCTCCGCCCTCCAGTTGGTCCTGAGCCATCGCGTCAGTTCCCCGGCGGCCCGGTTCTGA
- a CDS encoding ferritin: MKISEDLLKKFNEQITLEFESSLAYRQLAIEADEQDLTGFGSWLRHQADEEIVHANKFIDHVVDRGNHAEIGAINAPVVRAGLSPLEIFEESLANEVKVSNAIRDLYRETEAAGDLDSRPLLNWFVDEQIEEEATVSEIIGRIKLIGNDGAGLLRLDAELGSRSVGTTEA; encoded by the coding sequence ATGAAGATCTCAGAAGACCTCCTGAAGAAGTTCAACGAACAGATCACCCTCGAGTTCGAGTCCTCCCTGGCCTACCGCCAGCTGGCCATCGAGGCGGACGAGCAGGACCTGACCGGGTTCGGCTCCTGGTTGCGCCACCAGGCCGACGAGGAGATCGTCCACGCCAACAAGTTCATCGACCACGTGGTGGACCGCGGCAACCATGCCGAGATCGGCGCGATCAACGCCCCCGTGGTGCGGGCCGGCCTAAGCCCGCTGGAGATCTTCGAGGAGTCCCTGGCCAACGAGGTCAAGGTCTCCAACGCCATCCGCGACCTGTACCGCGAGACCGAGGCCGCCGGTGACCTGGACTCCCGCCCGCTGCTGAACTGGTTCGTGGACGAGCAGATCGAGGAAGAGGCCACGGTCAGCGAGATCATCGGCCGCATCAAGCTCATCGGCAATGACGGCGCCGGCCTGTTGCGCCTGGACGCCGAGCTGGGCTCGCGTTCCGTGGGGACCACCGAGGCCTGA
- a CDS encoding ATP-binding cassette domain-containing protein has translation MVRGGREILRDASVTVSARSRLAIVGENGRGKSTLLHVLAGTLRPDAGSVTRVGTLGVAEQTLDAGPGQTVGTLVGEAIGASQRALTALDAAAEALALGSAGADDDYAAALERATLLDAWDAERRVDMALAALDAVTDRSRLLAELSVGQRYRVRLACVLGARYDLLLLDEPTNHLDAGSLDFLTASLREHPGGLALISHDRTLLRDVAEEFLDVDPSVDGRPALYAGGYEGWQAGRTAARERWVQAHEAQRAEHHRLAEAADAARDRLESAWRPDKGHGKHQRQSRAPGVVQAVKRRQADLEAHRISVPEPPAQLSFPDLAVRTGQPLVHCSGVTVAGRLRRPVDVRLAGGERLLVTGPNGAGKSTLLELLAGGLAPDTGEVRQSSGARIALVGQEPPAWPVRLLAHELYRDHVHRLLAAGTHSEADLVPLGATGLLDPEALRTPVGALSAGQRSRLHLALRLAERPDLLLLDEPSNHLSAPVVDALTEALLVTRAAVVVATHDRQLLRDLGTWPHLQLEGPDGG, from the coding sequence GTGGTGCGCGGCGGCCGGGAGATCCTCCGTGACGCCAGCGTCACCGTCTCCGCCCGTTCCCGCCTCGCCATCGTCGGCGAGAACGGCCGCGGCAAGAGCACCCTGCTGCACGTCCTCGCCGGAACCCTGAGGCCCGACGCCGGCTCGGTCACCCGGGTGGGCACGCTCGGCGTGGCCGAGCAGACCCTCGACGCCGGCCCCGGCCAGACCGTAGGCACGCTCGTGGGCGAGGCGATCGGGGCCTCACAGCGGGCCCTGACCGCCCTGGACGCTGCCGCCGAAGCCCTGGCCCTGGGCTCGGCCGGTGCGGACGATGACTATGCGGCCGCCCTGGAGAGGGCCACGCTCCTCGACGCCTGGGACGCCGAACGCCGGGTGGACATGGCGCTGGCGGCGTTGGATGCCGTGACGGACCGGTCCCGCCTGCTCGCGGAGTTGTCCGTGGGCCAGAGGTACCGGGTCCGGCTGGCCTGCGTGCTCGGTGCGCGATATGACCTGCTGCTGCTGGACGAGCCGACCAATCACCTCGATGCCGGCAGCCTGGACTTCCTGACCGCGAGCCTGCGCGAGCATCCCGGGGGGCTGGCTCTGATCTCCCACGACCGGACCCTGTTGCGGGATGTGGCCGAGGAGTTCCTCGACGTGGACCCCAGCGTGGATGGCCGGCCCGCCCTCTACGCCGGCGGCTATGAGGGCTGGCAAGCGGGCCGGACCGCAGCCCGTGAACGCTGGGTGCAGGCCCATGAGGCCCAACGGGCCGAGCACCACCGCCTGGCCGAGGCCGCCGACGCGGCGCGGGACCGGCTGGAATCCGCGTGGCGACCGGACAAGGGCCATGGCAAGCACCAACGCCAGAGCCGGGCACCCGGCGTCGTGCAGGCCGTGAAGCGGCGCCAGGCAGACCTGGAGGCACACCGCATCTCCGTGCCCGAACCACCGGCACAGCTGTCCTTCCCGGACCTGGCGGTGCGGACCGGACAGCCGTTGGTGCACTGCAGCGGCGTGACGGTGGCCGGCCGGCTGAGGCGGCCGGTGGACGTGCGGCTGGCCGGAGGTGAGCGCCTGCTCGTGACCGGTCCCAACGGGGCGGGCAAATCCACCCTGCTGGAGTTGCTGGCCGGCGGGCTCGCACCGGATACCGGCGAGGTGCGGCAATCCTCTGGGGCCCGGATCGCGCTGGTCGGCCAGGAACCCCCTGCCTGGCCGGTGCGGTTGCTCGCCCACGAGCTGTACCGGGACCATGTGCACCGGCTGCTCGCGGCCGGCACCCACTCTGAGGCGGACCTGGTGCCGCTGGGTGCCACCGGGCTGTTGGACCCGGAGGCACTGCGTACCCCGGTCGGCGCCCTGTCCGCCGGGCAGCGGAGCCGGCTGCACCTGGCTCTGCGACTGGCGGAGCGACCGGACCTCCTGCTGCTGGACGAGCCCAGCAACCACCTGTCCGCTCCGGTGGTGGACGCCCTCACCGAGGCGCTGCTGGTCACCCGGGCCGCCGTCGTCGTCGCGACGCACGACCGGCAACTGCTGCGCGACCTGGGCACCTGGCCCCACCTTCAGCTGGAGGGTCCCGACGGCGGGTGA
- a CDS encoding S-layer homology domain-containing protein, giving the protein MSSSARPTAPLPRAQRPFRHRLAAFIGATALVASAATAGVAADVMTAPPTAAAQCSSSNFSDVKKTNKTYYSAVTWVYCNGITTGYANGSYGLYQNITRAEVATFLFRQVTPKYIQNGKKYFTDVPATGQYYSGPITWMAQAGVSTGNADRSFGVTRDITRGEMAAFIYRLAGATKKGPNYSPFTDMGWSTSFYHEASWLQANGIARGYADGTFQPQRSITRGETAIMLQNAHRFIAHRGDVSTPAINPLPNQADKPSTTAPSWTSTVVSWATAKANDPRAQYKWGGNGPWEYDCSGFTVDAFKAAGRSLPRTARAQHGAATSYVPVSQAKPGDLVYWSSNGSGSGVYHIAVVIGGGKIAHSRNEKEGLSITSINYSPYNMLPQAGRYY; this is encoded by the coding sequence GTGTCTTCATCCGCTCGCCCCACCGCCCCGCTACCCCGCGCACAACGACCCTTCCGGCACCGCCTTGCAGCCTTCATCGGCGCGACGGCCCTGGTGGCCTCCGCCGCCACCGCTGGCGTGGCGGCGGATGTGATGACGGCGCCCCCGACCGCGGCCGCCCAGTGCTCCTCGTCCAACTTCTCCGACGTCAAGAAGACCAACAAGACGTACTACTCCGCCGTGACCTGGGTGTACTGCAACGGAATCACCACGGGTTACGCCAATGGCAGTTACGGCCTGTACCAGAACATCACCCGTGCCGAGGTGGCCACCTTCCTCTTCCGCCAGGTCACCCCGAAGTACATCCAAAACGGGAAAAAGTACTTCACCGACGTGCCCGCAACGGGACAGTACTATTCCGGTCCGATCACCTGGATGGCCCAGGCTGGCGTGTCCACCGGTAATGCCGATCGCTCGTTCGGCGTGACCCGGGACATCACCCGCGGCGAGATGGCGGCTTTCATCTACCGACTGGCGGGGGCCACGAAGAAGGGTCCGAACTACTCCCCCTTCACGGACATGGGCTGGTCCACGTCCTTCTACCACGAGGCCAGCTGGCTACAGGCGAATGGCATCGCCCGCGGCTACGCCGACGGCACCTTCCAACCGCAGCGGAGCATCACGCGCGGCGAAACCGCCATCATGCTCCAGAACGCCCACCGCTTCATCGCCCACCGGGGTGACGTCAGCACCCCCGCCATCAATCCCTTGCCGAACCAGGCGGACAAGCCCTCCACCACAGCCCCGTCCTGGACCTCGACGGTCGTCAGCTGGGCCACCGCCAAGGCGAATGACCCCCGCGCGCAGTATAAGTGGGGCGGCAACGGGCCCTGGGAGTACGACTGCTCGGGTTTCACCGTGGATGCCTTCAAGGCCGCCGGGCGGTCTCTTCCCCGCACCGCGAGGGCCCAGCACGGCGCTGCCACGTCCTATGTGCCCGTCTCCCAGGCGAAGCCCGGCGATTTGGTCTATTGGTCCAGCAACGGCTCCGGTTCCGGGGTATATCACATCGCCGTGGTGATCGGGGGCGGCAAGATCGCCCATTCCCGGAACGAGAAGGAGGGCCTGTCCATCACCAGCATCAACTACAGCCCGTACAACATGCTCCCGCAGGCCGGCCGCTACTACTGA
- a CDS encoding lipase maturation factor family protein, whose translation MEWFTEILPGWLAAPDGEWAREILQRGVAALYLVAFLSTLNQFRPLLGERGLLPAPELLEAGRQRGPTLFRRWGYSDRRLVVLGVVGMAVSALLVAGIPQAGPPWLPLALFLGLYGLYLSVVNIGQVFYGFGWEMLLLEAGFTVGLLGSHQVPPPAPMLILVVWLVFRLEFGAGMIKMRGGSEWRDLTALDFHHQTQPMPNPLSRQAHLKPRWWHRCEVVGNHVAQLGVPFLLFLPQPVASVGAGAIMLTQLWLVATGNFAWLNWATIVLAAAALGDSVLHRLIPALPADLGADAALESGMASGGSAAGIPVYWTVIVLAGSVALIVASVPALRNLFSRRQLMNASFNRWQLGNAYGAFGSVTRQRIEIVIEATEAGSGDHPPEDEADWRPYEFKGKPGDVRRRPRQWAPYHLRLDWMMWFLPLSGLHQRWFHTLLARLLVADPAVLRLLRQDPCAGRAPRFIRVRSFRYRFATRAERRETGHYWMRDDGRIVIGPVAAR comes from the coding sequence GTGGAGTGGTTCACCGAGATCCTGCCGGGCTGGCTCGCGGCCCCTGACGGCGAATGGGCACGGGAGATCCTGCAACGCGGGGTCGCGGCCCTGTACCTCGTCGCGTTCCTGTCCACACTGAACCAGTTCCGGCCCCTGCTGGGGGAGCGCGGCCTGCTGCCGGCCCCGGAGTTGCTGGAAGCCGGACGTCAGCGCGGGCCCACCCTCTTTCGCCGCTGGGGCTACAGCGACCGTCGTCTGGTGGTACTGGGAGTCGTCGGGATGGCGGTCTCCGCACTCCTGGTGGCGGGGATCCCGCAGGCCGGACCGCCGTGGCTGCCGCTCGCACTGTTCCTGGGGCTGTACGGGCTGTACCTGTCCGTGGTGAACATCGGTCAGGTGTTCTACGGCTTCGGCTGGGAGATGCTGCTGCTCGAGGCCGGGTTCACGGTGGGCCTGCTCGGCTCCCATCAGGTGCCGCCGCCAGCACCGATGCTGATCCTCGTGGTCTGGCTGGTGTTCCGCCTCGAATTCGGGGCCGGGATGATCAAGATGCGCGGCGGCAGCGAATGGCGGGACCTCACCGCACTGGACTTTCACCACCAGACGCAGCCGATGCCGAATCCGCTCAGCCGGCAGGCGCACCTCAAGCCCCGGTGGTGGCACCGCTGTGAGGTGGTCGGCAACCACGTGGCCCAGCTCGGGGTGCCGTTCCTGCTCTTCCTGCCCCAGCCGGTGGCCTCGGTCGGTGCCGGAGCGATCATGCTGACCCAGCTCTGGCTCGTGGCGACCGGCAATTTCGCCTGGCTGAACTGGGCCACGATCGTCCTCGCCGCCGCGGCCCTCGGTGACTCGGTGCTGCACCGACTCATCCCGGCCCTGCCAGCGGACCTGGGTGCAGACGCCGCGCTGGAGTCCGGGATGGCGAGCGGAGGGTCTGCCGCCGGTATCCCCGTGTACTGGACCGTGATCGTCCTCGCCGGATCGGTGGCCCTGATCGTGGCGTCCGTGCCGGCACTGCGGAACCTGTTCTCCCGCCGCCAGTTGATGAACGCCTCCTTCAACCGGTGGCAACTGGGCAACGCCTACGGGGCCTTCGGTTCGGTGACCCGGCAGCGGATCGAGATCGTCATCGAAGCCACTGAGGCAGGCTCCGGGGACCATCCGCCGGAGGACGAGGCCGATTGGCGGCCCTACGAGTTCAAGGGCAAGCCCGGTGACGTGCGGCGCCGGCCGCGGCAATGGGCGCCCTACCACCTGAGGTTGGACTGGATGATGTGGTTCCTTCCGCTCAGCGGTCTCCACCAGCGCTGGTTCCACACTCTGTTGGCCCGGCTCCTGGTGGCGGACCCGGCCGTGCTGCGGTTGCTGCGCCAGGATCCCTGCGCCGGCCGGGCGCCGCGATTCATCCGCGTGAGGTCCTTCCGGTACCGCTTTGCCACGCGTGCGGAGCGCCGCGAGACCGGTCACTACTGGATGCGCGACGACGGCCGGATCGTCATCGGGCCCGTCGCCGCCCGCTAG